One window of the Deltaproteobacteria bacterium genome contains the following:
- a CDS encoding pentapeptide repeat-containing protein produces the protein MFFHQKVDIENEAKKSAKWHPSDSYFSGSYFSGSYFSASYFSASYFSASYFSGSYFSGPTIPDIFRGSE, from the coding sequence ATATTTTTCCATCAAAAGGTTGATATAGAAAACGAAGCTAAAAAATCAGCGAAGTGGCACCCATCGGACTCGTACTTCTCTGGCTCGTACTTCTCTGGCTCGTACTTCTCTGCCTCGTACTTCTCTGCCTCGTACTTCTCTGCCTCGTACTTCTCTGGCTCGTACTTCTCTGGCCCAACCATCCCTGACATTTTCCGTGGCTCGGAATAA